A single window of Spirochaetota bacterium DNA harbors:
- a CDS encoding sigma 54-interacting transcriptional regulator, whose translation MKLREIMTSDPLILKSEHTIQEAAALFVQYRIDSAPVADADGTLLGLFTNRHINRAVSQSLDLKAPVESLMNREVITGHPDDRVEDLVYFEQGQLPVMENGNIAGIITRTGFARAVAEHNQKMLGEFHAIINSTSYMIISVDGLTAINMFNQAAVKIMGIREEEARGRKITELFPDIDVAGVLVTGKAAPLQKVSVKGRPYIMGAYPIEKYGQIVGAVYRFQDVTDLEAISHELENVKELNRDLDAIIESSYDGIWVTDGDANVLRINKAYETITGLPCPSFYGRNMRDLVKEGFFSQSVTLLVLKKREQQTIYQETKTGKTLLVTGSPVFDEEGNIIRVVTNVRDITELKSLILKLDESEKLAGIYQSELSDLKKKFNAFDKIVGVSSKMKNLMDTVCRIAHVNSSVLITGETGTGKELIAEYIHNHSTRAGKPLIKVNCGAIPENLIESELFGYETGAFTGARKGGKPGYFEIANGGSIFLDEIAEMPFNLQAKLLRVLESKEITRVGGHKPHRLDVRVIAATNRGILEMVHQQEFREDLYYRLNVVPLNIPPLRERKEDIPYLIAHFVSMLNKNHTMTRRIAPEVIDICMGYDWPGNIRELKNLVERMMVMASGDEITKDDIPLILGNGTSGNIARVLVTSLMPLNDAVMSVEKQLLEKAYASYKTTREMARELKIDASTIVRKAARYGISHTDKISR comes from the coding sequence ATGAAGCTCAGGGAAATAATGACGTCCGATCCTCTGATTCTAAAGAGCGAGCACACCATACAGGAAGCCGCCGCTTTATTTGTCCAGTACCGCATAGACAGTGCACCGGTCGCGGACGCCGATGGCACACTGCTCGGCCTTTTCACCAACCGGCACATCAACCGGGCGGTCAGTCAGTCACTCGACCTGAAGGCACCGGTGGAATCCCTGATGAACAGGGAGGTCATCACGGGGCACCCCGACGACAGGGTTGAAGACCTTGTATATTTCGAGCAGGGTCAGCTTCCGGTCATGGAGAACGGCAACATCGCGGGCATCATCACGAGAACCGGTTTCGCCCGTGCGGTCGCGGAACATAACCAGAAGATGCTCGGCGAATTCCATGCCATCATCAATTCCACATCGTACATGATAATCTCCGTGGACGGCTTAACGGCTATCAACATGTTCAACCAGGCGGCCGTGAAAATAATGGGGATAAGGGAGGAAGAGGCACGGGGCAGAAAAATAACGGAACTTTTCCCCGATATCGATGTAGCCGGGGTGCTGGTAACCGGGAAAGCGGCCCCGCTGCAGAAGGTCTCGGTAAAGGGGCGGCCGTACATAATGGGTGCGTACCCGATCGAAAAATATGGGCAGATCGTCGGAGCCGTCTACCGCTTCCAGGACGTCACCGACCTTGAGGCCATCTCGCACGAACTGGAAAACGTGAAGGAGTTGAACAGGGACCTGGATGCCATCATCGAGTCGTCATACGACGGCATTTGGGTGACCGATGGCGACGCGAATGTACTGAGGATAAACAAGGCCTACGAGACGATAACGGGTCTCCCCTGCCCCTCGTTCTACGGGCGCAACATGAGGGACCTCGTGAAGGAAGGGTTTTTCTCGCAGTCGGTCACCCTGCTGGTCCTAAAGAAGAGAGAGCAACAGACCATATATCAGGAAACGAAGACCGGCAAAACCCTCCTCGTCACCGGGAGCCCGGTGTTCGACGAGGAAGGAAACATCATCCGCGTCGTCACCAACGTCAGGGACATCACCGAACTCAAATCACTGATACTGAAACTTGATGAAAGCGAAAAACTCGCCGGGATTTACCAAAGCGAGTTGAGTGACTTAAAGAAGAAATTTAACGCATTTGACAAGATAGTCGGAGTCTCATCGAAGATGAAAAACCTTATGGATACGGTTTGCCGAATAGCCCATGTCAATTCCTCGGTGCTCATAACGGGCGAGACCGGTACCGGCAAGGAACTCATCGCGGAATATATACACAATCACAGCACCCGGGCCGGGAAACCACTCATTAAAGTGAACTGTGGGGCAATTCCGGAAAACCTTATCGAATCCGAACTCTTCGGCTATGAGACCGGGGCGTTTACCGGGGCCAGAAAAGGCGGAAAGCCAGGATACTTCGAGATTGCCAACGGCGGGTCGATTTTTTTGGACGAAATCGCCGAAATGCCGTTCAATCTCCAGGCCAAACTGCTGCGCGTCCTCGAGTCCAAGGAGATCACCCGCGTGGGCGGACACAAGCCCCATCGCCTGGATGTGCGAGTCATCGCCGCCACGAACAGGGGTATACTCGAAATGGTACACCAGCAGGAGTTCCGGGAGGATCTCTATTATCGACTTAACGTAGTGCCTTTGAATATCCCACCTCTGCGGGAACGGAAGGAGGATATCCCTTACCTGATCGCGCATTTCGTTTCGATGCTGAATAAAAACCACACCATGACACGGAGGATAGCCCCCGAAGTAATCGATATTTGCATGGGCTACGACTGGCCCGGCAACATCCGGGAGCTTAAAAATCTTGTAGAGCGCATGATGGTCATGGCATCCGGGGACGAGATAACCAAGGATGATATTCCGTTGATTTTGGGCAATGGCACGTCCGGGAATATCGCCCGGG
- the gdhA gene encoding NADP-specific glutamate dehydrogenase, with translation MSLINGIIDKVKKQDPEQHEFHQAVKEVLDTLEPTIKKHPEFVKAGIYERIVEPDRVIMFRVPWVDDKGEVRVNRGFRVQFNNAIGPYKGGLRFHPSVNLGIIKFLGFEQIFKNSLTTLPMGGAKGGSDFDPKGKSDMDVMRFCQAFMRELYRHIGADVDVPAGDIGVGGREIGYMYGYYKKIRNEHTGVLTGKALEYGGSLIRPEATGYGATYFAAEMLATRGQDMKGKIAAVSGSGNVAQYTVEKVNGLGGKVISLSDSNGTIIDEKGIGADKLEYVMELKNIRRGRIKEYADKYGAKFFDGQDVWDVIREQGLKVDLAFPSATQNEISGKNATALVKNGCACVSEGANMPSTPEAVDIFQEYKILYGPGKAANAGGVATSGLEMSQNSMRFSWPREEVDARLQGIMKSIHRSCLDASETYGRKGDYVTGANIAGFIKVAKSMLAYGVV, from the coding sequence ATGTCACTCATCAACGGAATCATCGACAAGGTGAAAAAGCAGGACCCGGAACAGCACGAGTTCCACCAGGCCGTAAAAGAAGTGCTCGACACGCTCGAGCCCACAATCAAGAAACACCCCGAATTCGTAAAGGCCGGCATCTACGAGCGGATTGTGGAGCCAGACAGGGTCATAATGTTCCGCGTTCCCTGGGTCGACGACAAGGGAGAGGTCAGGGTTAACCGCGGTTTTCGGGTGCAGTTCAACAACGCCATCGGGCCCTACAAGGGCGGGCTGCGCTTCCACCCCTCGGTAAATCTTGGCATCATCAAGTTTCTCGGTTTCGAGCAGATTTTCAAGAACAGCCTCACAACGCTCCCGATGGGCGGCGCGAAGGGAGGCAGCGACTTCGATCCCAAGGGGAAGAGCGACATGGATGTGATGCGCTTCTGCCAGGCCTTCATGCGCGAGCTCTACCGGCACATCGGCGCCGATGTCGACGTGCCCGCCGGCGATATCGGAGTGGGCGGACGCGAGATCGGCTATATGTATGGCTACTACAAGAAGATCCGCAACGAGCACACCGGCGTCCTCACCGGCAAGGCGCTTGAATACGGCGGCAGCCTCATCCGCCCCGAGGCGACCGGTTACGGCGCGACCTATTTCGCGGCCGAGATGCTCGCCACCCGCGGCCAGGACATGAAGGGCAAGATCGCCGCCGTCAGCGGATCGGGCAATGTCGCCCAGTACACCGTCGAAAAGGTAAATGGCCTCGGGGGCAAGGTCATCAGCCTGAGCGATTCCAACGGTACGATCATCGACGAGAAGGGCATCGGCGCGGATAAGCTCGAATATGTAATGGAGCTCAAGAACATCCGCCGCGGCCGCATCAAGGAATACGCCGACAAGTACGGCGCGAAGTTTTTCGACGGCCAGGACGTATGGGACGTCATCCGCGAGCAGGGACTGAAGGTCGACCTTGCCTTCCCCTCCGCCACCCAGAACGAAATAAGCGGCAAGAACGCCACGGCCCTGGTAAAGAACGGCTGCGCATGCGTGTCCGAAGGCGCGAACATGCCCTCGACCCCCGAGGCGGTCGACATCTTCCAGGAGTATAAAATACTCTACGGACCGGGCAAGGCGGCGAACGCCGGCGGCGTGGCGACCTCGGGACTCGAGATGTCGCAGAACAGCATGCGCTTTTCGTGGCCCAGGGAAGAGGTCGACGCCCGGCTCCAGGGCATCATGAAAAGCATTCACCGCTCGTGCCTCGACGCCTCCGAGACCTACGGCAGGAAGGGCGACTATGTAACGGGCGCCAATATTGCCGGATTTATCAAGGTGGCCAAGTCCATGCTCGCCTACGGTGTGGTGTAA
- a CDS encoding DUF4234 domain-containing protein: MMDEHATVRSPAAVIVFSVITCGIYALYWIYTFAKELRDLTGRTDLNAGLDLLLCIVCFPYVVYWSYKYGMVLDEALAKAERKPDENAILYLVLSVFGLFIVTMAIMQSTANRIQGRQSA, encoded by the coding sequence ATGATGGATGAACATGCGACGGTAAGGTCTCCGGCGGCGGTTATCGTTTTCAGCGTGATTACCTGCGGTATTTACGCGCTGTACTGGATTTACACATTCGCGAAAGAACTTCGGGACCTCACCGGAAGGACCGATCTCAATGCGGGGCTGGATCTCCTGCTCTGCATTGTGTGTTTCCCCTATGTCGTTTACTGGTCGTACAAATACGGAATGGTGCTCGATGAGGCGCTTGCAAAGGCGGAGCGGAAGCCGGATGAGAACGCGATACTCTATCTGGTTCTCTCCGTTTTCGGTCTTTTCATCGTCACCATGGCCATCATGCAGTCGACCGCAAACCGGATACAGGGGCGGCAGAGTGCGTAA
- a CDS encoding DUF2752 domain-containing protein, which produces MAVVILAGAIGGDTFCFFKLVYGVPCPGCGMMRAFAALAGGDLAAALLFHPLVLVVPFLVLVAVFRKSRPFWAMYNSSAFWAACAACFMVVWAVRMFMFFPDFPPMDYSRSSLAWRAVELLCN; this is translated from the coding sequence ATGGCGGTGGTCATCCTCGCCGGCGCGATCGGCGGCGATACGTTTTGTTTTTTCAAGCTCGTCTACGGGGTTCCCTGTCCGGGTTGCGGTATGATGAGGGCGTTTGCGGCGCTTGCCGGCGGCGATCTTGCCGCGGCGCTCTTGTTTCACCCGCTCGTTTTGGTTGTGCCGTTTCTGGTGCTCGTTGCCGTTTTCCGGAAGAGCCGGCCGTTTTGGGCCATGTACAACAGCAGCGCTTTCTGGGCCGCCTGCGCCGCGTGCTTCATGGTCGTATGGGCAGTGCGCATGTTCATGTTCTTTCCTGACTTCCCGCCGATGGATTATTCGCGATCATCACTCGCGTGGAGGGCCGTTGAGCTGTTATGCAATTAA
- a CDS encoding YkvA family protein — MKEGGRVSAGTVLRARLRYYAALVFFAAGILYALFPLDLIPDILGPLGWVDDIGVLFVMFVFALRSYRRLKLSREALSDRRPQNKRSPG, encoded by the coding sequence ATGAAAGAAGGGGGGCGTGTGTCTGCGGGTACCGTTTTGCGCGCCCGCCTTCGTTACTATGCCGCGCTCGTATTTTTCGCGGCCGGAATCCTTTACGCGCTGTTTCCGCTCGACCTGATACCCGATATACTGGGGCCGCTCGGCTGGGTGGACGATATCGGCGTGCTGTTCGTTATGTTTGTCTTCGCCCTGCGCTCGTACCGCCGCTTGAAGCTCTCACGGGAGGCGCTCAGCGATCGCCGTCCTCAAAACAAACGATCTCCTGGCTGA
- a CDS encoding PEP/pyruvate-binding domain-containing protein, whose protein sequence is MKSPLESSTGIPGLDRVINNLRIGDNVVWQVDEITDYFQFATPYIHNALAEGRRVVYMRFAQHQPILLPGQYSEIYTLDSFSGFESFSTEVHSIIKSEGEEIYYVFDCLSDLQSAWATDLMIGNFFMVTCPYLFELNTIAYFAILRNSLSFKSIARIRETTQVLIDVYNSEGSYYIHPLKVWNRYSPTMFFPHLQKNDSLTPVTNSVDAARLIQHVQQKGAGGTRRNLDYWDRLFLKAEDLHWSPWDREKREEMIDHLCRVIIGRDERILSLATRHLALEDFLNLKDRLIGTGYIGGKAVGMLLARKILTGSEDSRWNDLLEPHDSFYIGSDVFYTYIVQNGWWKPFMEHKTGDGYFKAASELHEKMLTGTFPDEVKEKFQYIIEYFGQSPFIVRSSSLLEDAFGNAFAGKYDSFFCVNQGSPAQRLAAFVDAVRRVFASTMDVDALTYRLQRGLDQLDEQMALLVQRVSGSHHGNYFFPDMGGVGMSYNTFVWKSEMDPKAGMLRLVLGLGTRAVNRVEGDYPLIVALDSPLTRPHAGMEDARKFSQHDVDILDIPANDIRTVPLASLLDQGVEIPMELMAVRDLESEQRLRDMGRSEPRSWVLTFERLLADTAFAADMQRLMRTIERAYSYPVDIEFTVNFDRDGAYHINLLQCRPQQTRWQEKRVEIPSRIDPARTLFRSEGYFMGGNIMQRIKRIILVDPKSYGTLPLSQKYDIARLVGRLNRQNGSRAALPTLLMGPGRWGTSTPSLGVPVRFSEINNIAVLMEIASMRDDLVPELSFGTHFFQDLVETDIFYVALFPENKGTVFNQAYIAARPNMLAKILPDEERYAEVVSVYDIEKELVLVSDIISQEIVCFEDGDR, encoded by the coding sequence ATGAAATCGCCCCTGGAAAGCAGCACCGGCATACCCGGTCTCGACCGGGTCATCAACAATCTCCGCATCGGCGACAACGTGGTTTGGCAGGTGGACGAAATCACGGACTACTTCCAGTTCGCCACTCCCTATATTCACAACGCGCTCGCCGAGGGCCGGCGCGTGGTCTACATGCGCTTCGCCCAGCACCAGCCGATTTTGCTGCCCGGCCAGTACAGTGAGATATATACGCTCGACTCGTTCAGCGGTTTCGAATCGTTTTCGACCGAGGTGCATTCCATCATCAAGAGCGAGGGCGAGGAGATTTATTACGTCTTCGACTGCCTCTCCGACCTTCAATCGGCCTGGGCGACCGACCTTATGATCGGCAACTTCTTCATGGTGACCTGTCCCTACCTTTTTGAACTCAATACCATCGCCTATTTCGCCATTCTACGCAACAGCCTCTCGTTCAAGAGCATCGCGCGCATAAGGGAGACAACGCAGGTGCTCATCGACGTCTACAACTCGGAGGGAAGCTACTACATCCATCCCCTGAAAGTGTGGAACCGTTATTCGCCGACGATGTTTTTCCCCCATCTCCAAAAAAACGACAGCCTCACTCCCGTCACCAACAGCGTGGACGCCGCGCGTCTCATCCAACACGTTCAGCAGAAGGGGGCGGGCGGCACGCGGCGCAACCTCGACTATTGGGACAGGCTGTTTTTAAAAGCCGAGGACCTCCACTGGAGCCCGTGGGACCGCGAGAAGCGCGAGGAGATGATCGACCACCTCTGCAGGGTTATAATAGGGCGCGATGAACGCATTCTTTCGCTCGCCACGCGGCATCTCGCCCTTGAGGACTTCCTCAACCTCAAGGACCGGCTCATCGGCACCGGCTATATCGGCGGAAAGGCCGTTGGGATGCTTCTGGCCCGCAAGATTCTGACCGGCTCCGAAGACTCGAGGTGGAACGACCTGCTCGAACCGCACGATTCGTTCTACATCGGTTCGGATGTCTTCTATACGTATATCGTTCAGAACGGATGGTGGAAACCGTTCATGGAGCACAAGACCGGGGATGGATATTTCAAGGCCGCCTCCGAGCTTCATGAAAAAATGCTCACCGGAACCTTCCCCGACGAGGTAAAGGAAAAGTTTCAGTATATCATCGAGTATTTCGGCCAGTCGCCGTTCATCGTCCGCTCCTCGAGCCTGCTGGAGGACGCGTTCGGCAACGCCTTCGCCGGCAAATACGACAGCTTTTTCTGCGTCAACCAGGGCTCGCCCGCCCAGCGCCTCGCGGCTTTCGTCGATGCGGTCCGCCGGGTCTTCGCAAGCACCATGGACGTGGACGCCCTCACCTACCGGCTGCAGCGGGGCCTGGACCAGCTGGACGAGCAGATGGCGCTCCTGGTCCAGCGCGTCTCCGGATCGCATCACGGAAACTATTTCTTTCCGGACATGGGCGGCGTCGGCATGTCGTACAATACGTTCGTCTGGAAGAGCGAGATGGACCCGAAGGCCGGCATGCTCCGGCTGGTGCTCGGCCTCGGCACGCGGGCGGTCAACCGCGTAGAGGGCGATTACCCGCTGATCGTGGCGCTCGACTCGCCGCTGACCCGTCCGCACGCCGGAATGGAAGATGCGCGTAAATTCTCGCAGCACGACGTGGACATTCTCGATATTCCGGCCAACGATATCCGCACGGTCCCCCTGGCCTCGCTCCTCGACCAGGGCGTCGAGATACCCATGGAGCTTATGGCGGTGCGTGATCTCGAGTCCGAACAGCGGCTCAGGGACATGGGGCGTTCCGAGCCCAGGTCGTGGGTGCTCACCTTCGAGCGCCTCCTCGCCGACACCGCTTTCGCCGCCGATATGCAGCGTCTGATGAGAACTATCGAGAGGGCCTACTCCTATCCCGTGGACATCGAGTTTACCGTAAACTTCGACAGGGACGGGGCGTATCACATCAACCTGCTTCAGTGCCGTCCGCAGCAAACCAGGTGGCAGGAGAAGCGGGTGGAGATACCCTCCCGGATCGACCCGGCCCGAACCCTCTTCCGTTCGGAAGGTTACTTCATGGGTGGAAACATCATGCAACGGATTAAAAGAATTATACTCGTCGATCCCAAATCCTACGGGACGCTGCCGCTCTCGCAGAAATACGACATCGCGCGCCTCGTCGGCAGGCTCAACCGGCAGAACGGAAGCCGGGCCGCTCTTCCCACGCTCCTCATGGGACCGGGACGCTGGGGGACCTCCACGCCATCGCTCGGCGTGCCGGTCCGTTTTTCTGAGATCAACAATATCGCCGTCCTCATGGAAATCGCCAGCATGCGCGACGACCTGGTGCCGGAACTCTCGTTCGGCACGCACTTTTTCCAGGACCTCGTCGAGACCGATATCTTCTATGTGGCGCTTTTTCCCGAGAACAAGGGGACCGTATTCAACCAGGCCTACATCGCGGCCAGGCCGAACATGCTCGCGAAGATCCTACCCGACGAGGAGCGCTACGCGGAAGTCGTAAGTGTATACGATATAGAAAAAGAACTCGTATTGGTTTCGGACATCATCAGCCAGGAGATCGTTTGTTTTGAGGACGGCGATCGCTGA
- a CDS encoding nitroreductase, whose protein sequence is MNQVIEAIRTRRSVRKFTDAPVSAEDLSAILEAGRWAPSGLNNQPWRFAVIRDGEVLERLSRLTRYGPVVRGSTLCVAVFYHAPSGYNRDKDILGIGACIQNMLLAAHSLGIGAVWLGEILNQKSAVNGLLGLDASYELMAVLALGSPDERPESERRPIDELVVGSV, encoded by the coding sequence ATGAACCAGGTAATCGAGGCGATCCGTACCCGGCGTTCGGTGCGAAAATTCACCGACGCTCCCGTTTCCGCCGAAGACCTTTCGGCCATCCTCGAGGCGGGGAGGTGGGCGCCATCAGGACTAAATAACCAGCCATGGCGTTTCGCCGTAATCAGGGACGGAGAAGTCCTGGAAAGGCTTTCGCGGCTGACCCGTTACGGACCGGTTGTCCGCGGCTCGACGCTCTGTGTGGCGGTTTTCTATCATGCTCCTTCCGGATACAACCGCGACAAGGACATCCTCGGCATCGGCGCGTGCATCCAGAACATGCTGCTCGCGGCGCACTCCCTCGGGATCGGGGCCGTGTGGCTGGGGGAAATCCTCAATCAGAAAAGCGCCGTCAACGGCCTCCTCGGCCTCGACGCCTCGTACGAGCTTATGGCCGTCCTTGCTCTCGGGTCTCCGGACGAACGGCCTGAAAGCGAGAGGAGGCCGATCGACGAGCTCGTTGTGGGGAGTGTATAA
- a CDS encoding FecR domain-containing protein — MKPVTAIILCVFCVSFISSCANKAKESTTLTVHSLFGEAKAVSQSGERKLAPGDSIAQEDTILTGASSLIDIVYGTSGIIRINENSQVRMTALFTGEGANRSRMDLASGKMFVTVSKLAKGSSFEVASPTTIAAVRGTSFRVTADENSSRIDVLSGRIKVNPVREGKVIEDVETVIETNSTVSLDIKAVDRIVNEKKEIEVAVLKEEEITAIREEVKDIKPVERLEDTVKQEIRQVMVAPPVDTEAEKRREDEKKKQAELERAQAEKSRQDRLAAARSEKERLAREQAEKERLAHEQAEKERLERERIEKQKQETKEKRVKNIPNL, encoded by the coding sequence ATGAAACCAGTAACAGCGATTATACTCTGCGTCTTCTGCGTGTCTTTCATTTCATCGTGCGCCAACAAGGCCAAAGAATCCACGACGCTTACCGTTCACTCTCTGTTCGGCGAAGCGAAAGCCGTCTCTCAAAGCGGCGAGCGCAAGCTCGCGCCCGGCGACTCGATAGCCCAGGAAGACACCATCCTTACCGGCGCCTCGTCGTTAATCGACATCGTCTACGGCACCAGCGGAATCATCCGCATCAATGAAAACTCCCAGGTCAGGATGACCGCCCTCTTCACCGGTGAAGGCGCAAACCGGTCACGAATGGATCTGGCGAGCGGAAAGATGTTCGTTACGGTCTCAAAGCTCGCGAAGGGATCCAGCTTCGAGGTCGCGTCCCCGACCACCATCGCCGCCGTGCGCGGGACCAGTTTCAGGGTCACCGCCGACGAGAACTCATCGAGAATCGACGTGCTGTCGGGCAGGATAAAGGTCAACCCGGTCAGGGAAGGGAAAGTTATCGAAGATGTCGAAACGGTTATCGAAACCAACAGCACAGTATCGCTCGACATAAAGGCGGTCGACAGGATCGTGAACGAAAAGAAAGAGATCGAGGTGGCGGTCCTCAAGGAAGAGGAGATAACGGCCATCCGCGAGGAAGTAAAAGACATCAAACCGGTCGAAAGGCTCGAGGATACCGTCAAACAGGAGATCCGGCAGGTGATGGTCGCCCCTCCCGTGGACACCGAGGCCGAGAAGCGCCGGGAAGATGAAAAGAAGAAACAGGCGGAGCTGGAGCGCGCGCAGGCCGAGAAAAGCAGGCAGGACCGCCTCGCCGCGGCCCGCTCCGAGAAGGAGCGCCTTGCGCGTGAACAGGCGGAGAAGGAACGCCTTGCGCACGAACAGGCCGAGAAGGAACGCCTCGAGCGCGAGCGCATCGAAAAGCAGAAACAGGAAACCAAGGAAAAACGGGTGAAGAATATCCCCAACCTGTAA
- a CDS encoding DegT/DnrJ/EryC1/StrS family aminotransferase — translation MSITIPFHRPHITEAEIDAVAAVMRSGWLTMGPKTVEFEESFRVRIGAAHAVAVSSATAALHLALVAAGIGEGDEVIVPAMTFAASAEVVLYRGAAVVMADIERDTHLLDAERLEERITPRTRAVMPVHYGGMPCDMDRIMDIARRRGLVVIEDAAHSLPAEYRGKSIGTIGDLTCFSFYATKTLAVGEGGMITTENAEWAERLRSLRLHGIGKDAWKRYSAEGSWAYDVLEMGYKYNMTDISAAIGMAQLKKLDWMNDRRAAIAAAYDAAFAGTDALVPYGKREGRSSAWHLYPLRLNLDALSIDRTRFIVELKERGIGASVHFIPLYRFTHYGKMGCRAADYHACEWVFEREVSLPIYPGMGDDEVNVVIEAVLAIIDKFRR, via the coding sequence ATGAGCATCACTATTCCCTTTCACAGGCCCCATATCACCGAAGCGGAAATCGACGCAGTCGCCGCGGTGATGCGCTCGGGCTGGCTCACCATGGGGCCGAAAACCGTGGAATTCGAGGAATCCTTCCGCGTGCGCATTGGCGCGGCCCACGCCGTCGCGGTAAGCTCGGCCACCGCGGCGCTGCACCTGGCGTTGGTGGCGGCGGGGATAGGCGAGGGTGACGAAGTTATTGTCCCCGCCATGACCTTCGCCGCTTCGGCCGAGGTCGTCCTCTACCGCGGCGCTGCGGTGGTTATGGCGGACATCGAGCGCGACACGCACCTTCTCGATGCTGAACGGCTCGAGGAGAGGATCACCCCGCGGACCCGCGCCGTCATGCCCGTGCACTACGGCGGCATGCCCTGCGATATGGACCGGATCATGGATATCGCCCGCCGCCGCGGGCTTGTCGTCATCGAAGACGCGGCGCACTCGCTGCCGGCGGAATATCGCGGGAAATCGATCGGCACCATCGGTGACTTAACCTGCTTCAGCTTTTATGCCACGAAGACACTTGCCGTCGGCGAAGGCGGCATGATAACCACCGAAAACGCCGAATGGGCCGAGCGGCTTCGCTCGCTCCGCCTGCACGGCATCGGCAAGGACGCCTGGAAACGCTACTCGGCCGAGGGAAGCTGGGCCTACGATGTGCTCGAGATGGGATACAAGTATAATATGACCGATATCTCGGCGGCGATCGGCATGGCACAGTTAAAAAAACTCGACTGGATGAATGATCGACGCGCCGCCATTGCGGCGGCCTACGACGCGGCATTCGCCGGGACCGATGCGCTTGTTCCGTATGGGAAGCGGGAAGGGCGTTCCTCGGCATGGCACCTCTATCCGCTTCGGTTGAATCTCGATGCCCTTTCAATCGATCGGACCCGTTTCATCGTGGAGCTGAAAGAGCGGGGTATCGGCGCCAGCGTCCATTTCATCCCGCTGTACCGGTTTACTCATTATGGGAAGATGGGATGCCGCGCTGCGGACTATCACGCGTGCGAATGGGTGTTCGAACGCGAGGTCTCGCTTCCCATCTATCCTGGGATGGGGGACGATGAGGTGAACGTCGTGATCGAAGCGGTGCTTGCCATTATAGACAAATTCCGAAGGTAG